The sequence below is a genomic window from Candidatus Binataceae bacterium.
GGTTCTCTTTGCCGACATCCGCGATTTCACGCGCATCACCGAGACCAAGCTTCCCTACGATGTCGTCTTTCTGCTGAACCGCTATTGCCGGGTTATGGGCGAAGCGATAGAAGCGGCCGGAGGGCGTGTCGACAAGTTCACCGGCGATGGCGTCATGGCGTTGTTTGGTCTGGAGAACGACGGTCCGGATGCATGCCGACAAGCCTTGGCGGCGGCGCGTCATATGTCGACACAGCTGGTGGCGTTGAACGAGGCGCTCGCGCCCGATCTCCATGCGCCTCTTGCAATGGGGGTTGGCGTTCATTTCGGTCCGGCGATCGTCGGTGATATGGGCGATGGACGATGGAGATCGCTTACCGCAGTGGGCGACACCGTGAATACTGCAAGCCGTCTGGAGGCGCTTTGCAAGGTCTACCATTGCGAACTCGTCGTATCGGATGATCTTCTCGCCCGCGCCGGTGCGAGGTTCCAGCACGCAACGCCGCAGGAGGTCGAAATTCGGGGTCGCTCCGCGCCGCTCACCATCCACACCTTCAGAAGCGCTCGCGAGCTGCCATTGCGAGCAGAGTGTCGGAGCGAGGATTAGGGCTGCCTGAAACTTCGGCTTTCATGCCGGCAATCCCGCGCGACCCGGCGCCTCATTTGTTTCGGCAGCATAGCCTCGAGCGTGCCGTCGCGGCGCCAGAAATGGTGGTAGAGCGCCGCCGCGGCATGGAGCGCGATCAGGCCGAGGAGAAGAAATCCGACCGTCGCATGCGCCTCGCCCAGCTGCCTCGCGAGCGGCCGGTCGCGGCCGATCAGTGCCGGCAGCTGACCTAGAAAAAACAGGTTCACCCGGTCGCCGTAAGCGTTGCTCCACAGCAGACCGAGGATCGGCTGGGTCAACAGGAGGGCATAGAGCGCGTATTCGCTCCACTGCGCTACCAGCCGCATCGCCTGCGGCATGTCGGCGGGCCAGTTCGGGAACCGCACGAATTGGCGCCATATGAGCCGACCGAGCGTCACCACCCACACGGTCATGCCAAACGAGCGGTGCAGCTGGATCAGTGCAACGGCCTCCTCCCTGGACGATGCGAAATCGATCGAGAAGGCGAGTACGAAGATCGTGGCGACGAGGAACAGGGTCAGCCAGTGCAGGATCCGGATCGCCGGGTCAAAAACGCGCAGTTCGGGATCGCCATCGGCCCGTAGCATTCGAATACCTCATTCTCATGGCCACGTAGGGCCGGCAGGAGGGGAGATCGGAGCGGGGCGCGTTTATTCCCGCGGCCCGATACGCCAGCAATCCGGCGCGGAAACAGGATCGCCTGATGTGATTTCCACCTCGTGCGGCACATCCTTGATCCAGAGCTCGACTTTGCCACACCGTGATCCGTGCCCCGGGCTAACCTCTTGCATAAACAAAGCCGCAGACGCGGCAGCTGCGCCGCCGGTTTGATCGTACGCACGGAGCAGCAGGGAGCGCGCCCGATGCAGGCGGGACATGACCGTCCCGATCGGTACTCCGGTTACCTTGGCGATGTCGCGGTAGCCGAGCTCGTGAAGCTCGCGCAGGACGATCATCTCGCGTAGCGGCGCCGGGAGCGCCTG
It includes:
- a CDS encoding adenylate/guanylate cyclase domain-containing protein → VLFADIRDFTRITETKLPYDVVFLLNRYCRVMGEAIEAAGGRVDKFTGDGVMALFGLENDGPDACRQALAAARHMSTQLVALNEALAPDLHAPLAMGVGVHFGPAIVGDMGDGRWRSLTAVGDTVNTASRLEALCKVYHCELVVSDDLLARAGARFQHATPQEVEIRGRSAPLTIHTFRSARELPLRAECRSED
- a CDS encoding cytochrome b/b6 domain-containing protein; the encoded protein is MLRADGDPELRVFDPAIRILHWLTLFLVATIFVLAFSIDFASSREEAVALIQLHRSFGMTVWVVTLGRLIWRQFVRFPNWPADMPQAMRLVAQWSEYALYALLLTQPILGLLWSNAYGDRVNLFFLGQLPALIGRDRPLARQLGEAHATVGFLLLGLIALHAAAALYHHFWRRDGTLEAMLPKQMRRRVARDCRHESRSFRQP